In Candidatus Roseilinea sp., one DNA window encodes the following:
- a CDS encoding kinase (possible pseudo, frameshifted) — MSAAGADWPEDFDTIRTGAIARGLGPNPIVYNDAIGGLRAGSPDGTGVSVVCGTGAATGARSRDGRIWHSSFWQVPQGAQQLGHLALQAVIQAELGIAPPTALASALLHHLNAPTIEAALHALTARSLPSRPDVKSLAKLLLDVAATGDSLAVGVVAAHGRALGDVALAAARRVGLVHEPFHLVLIGGVFRHPSPVLREAVVTRVREDAPDVNVIQAALEPAIGAVMLALEHISVAITPEVRANLQATAPPTDVFAT, encoded by the coding sequence TTGAGCGCGGCAGGCGCCGATTGGCCCGAAGACTTCGACACGATCCGTACGGGCGCGATCGCGCGCGGCCTGGGGCCGAATCCCATCGTTTACAACGATGCCATCGGTGGGCTGCGCGCCGGTTCACCCGATGGCACGGGCGTGAGCGTAGTGTGTGGCACGGGCGCAGCGACCGGCGCCCGTTCGCGCGATGGGCGTATCTGGCATAGCAGCTTCTGGCAGGTTCCTCAGGGCGCACAACAGCTGGGTCATCTGGCGCTTCAGGCCGTCATTCAGGCCGAGCTGGGCATTGCTCCGCCCACGGCGCTGGCATCGGCGCTCTTGCATCATCTGAACGCGCCGACCATCGAAGCGGCGTTACATGCCTTGACGGCACGCAGCCTACCGTCGCGACCGGACGTGAAATCACTTGCCAAGCTGCTGTTGGATGTGGCTGCAACGGGGGATTCTTTGGCCGTCGGTGTGGTTGCGGCGCATGGCCGCGCATTGGGTGACGTGGCGCTCGCTGCGGCGCGCCGGGTCGGCCTCGTTCATGAGCCGTTCCATTTAGTGCTGATCGGCGGCGTCTTTCGGCATCCGTCGCCGGTCTTGCGCGAGGCGGTCGTGACGCGCGTGCGTGAAGATGCACCCGATGTGAACGTGATCCAAGCCGCGCTCGAACCGGCCATCGGTGCAGTCATGCTGGCCCTGGAGCACATTAGCGTCGCCATCACGCCGGAGGTTCGCGCGAACCTGCAAGCCACGGCGCCGCCTACGGACGTCTTCGCCACTTGA
- the nagB gene encoding glucosamine-6-phosphate deaminase yields MNLIVANDYADLSRIAAAHIAAAVARKPDAAVVLATGNTPMGAYAQLAQMQRAGAFDAARIRPFQLDAYLGIAFDDERSLYGWLERAFLKPLGIARERVVMLPDGAPDPEAACRAYDAAVEAAGGFDLAVLGLGPNGHLGFNEPPSPADAPTRRVILTEASLNSNGPYWGGRDRVPREAITCGMRHLLAARETLLLVSGAHKREILRATVYGPVTPDVPASLLRLDGKVTVIADAAACGRDDPTWRC; encoded by the coding sequence ATGAACCTCATCGTTGCAAACGATTACGCCGATCTCAGCCGAATCGCCGCAGCGCATATTGCCGCGGCAGTCGCTCGCAAACCGGATGCCGCCGTAGTGCTGGCGACCGGCAACACGCCCATGGGCGCCTACGCTCAACTGGCGCAGATGCAGCGCGCCGGGGCGTTCGATGCCGCACGCATCCGACCCTTTCAACTGGATGCATACCTCGGTATCGCCTTCGATGACGAACGTTCGTTGTATGGTTGGTTGGAGCGCGCTTTCCTCAAACCGCTCGGCATCGCGCGCGAGCGTGTGGTGATGTTGCCGGACGGCGCGCCCGACCCAGAAGCTGCCTGCCGCGCCTACGACGCGGCTGTGGAGGCTGCGGGTGGTTTCGACCTGGCCGTCTTGGGCTTGGGACCGAACGGTCACCTCGGCTTCAACGAGCCGCCCTCGCCCGCTGATGCACCCACTCGTCGCGTGATCTTGACGGAAGCCAGCCTGAACAGCAATGGGCCATACTGGGGCGGGCGCGACCGTGTGCCACGCGAGGCGATCACTTGCGGCATGCGCCATTTGCTTGCCGCGCGCGAGACGCTGTTGCTGGTCTCCGGCGCACACAAGCGCGAGATTCTACGCGCGACGGTGTATGGGCCGGTCACGCCCGACGTGCCCGCGTCGTTGTTGCGGCTGGACGGCAAGGTCACGGTGATTGCCGACGCTGCGGCCTGTGGCCGAGATGATCCGACGTGGCGATGCTAA
- the celF gene encoding 6-phospho-beta-glucosidase — protein sequence MARIKLAYIGGGSTRAPGTMASFIHQGQNFLGSEIVLIDLDEERLALVKTLADKMIAARGLDLRVSATTCRRDGLRDCDAVLTSYRPGGFEARHLDESIPLKHGVIGQETQGPGGFFMALRSIAVMKEIIADVEAVCPKARVFNYTNPINIVAEAVIHNSPVWFAAFCEGPLFFGHDFAEWIGLDRTRMDVAMIGLNHGSWSVRHTYDGQDFMPLLESAYAERCRDNRLPKWKLRLMNLAVTMGALPAHYFQYYYFKEEILAELQAKPTTRAQDIMANVPDYWQHYNEQAECDDPQLDPRRSRGGIHELELAIDAMDAIFNDRGEVLPVNVLNCGSISNLPDDRVVETQGFLDRHGITPLAMGSLPQQVLGLVEMLSEYQSLTAQAAWSGRKRDAVRALASNPLVFSLHKAQTLYDEMAAAHARYLPERLLR from the coding sequence ATGGCACGCATCAAACTCGCTTACATCGGCGGGGGCAGCACGCGCGCCCCGGGCACGATGGCTTCGTTCATTCACCAGGGACAGAACTTCCTCGGCTCCGAGATCGTGTTGATTGATCTGGACGAGGAACGTCTGGCGTTGGTCAAGACGCTCGCCGATAAGATGATCGCCGCGCGCGGCCTGGACCTGCGAGTAAGCGCAACGACCTGCCGGCGCGATGGCCTGCGCGACTGCGACGCCGTGCTCACCAGCTATCGGCCCGGCGGCTTCGAAGCGCGTCACCTGGACGAAAGTATCCCGCTCAAACACGGCGTAATCGGCCAGGAGACGCAGGGGCCGGGCGGTTTCTTCATGGCCTTGCGCAGCATTGCGGTGATGAAGGAGATCATCGCCGACGTAGAGGCCGTGTGCCCGAAGGCGCGCGTGTTCAACTACACCAATCCGATCAACATCGTGGCCGAGGCTGTGATCCACAACTCGCCGGTCTGGTTTGCTGCGTTCTGCGAAGGGCCGCTGTTCTTCGGGCACGACTTTGCCGAGTGGATCGGCCTCGATCGCACCAGGATGGATGTCGCTATGATCGGCCTCAACCACGGCAGTTGGAGCGTGCGCCACACCTACGATGGGCAAGATTTCATGCCGCTGCTGGAAAGCGCCTATGCCGAGCGATGCAGAGACAACCGCCTGCCGAAGTGGAAGTTGCGGCTGATGAACTTGGCCGTGACGATGGGCGCGCTTCCGGCGCACTACTTTCAGTATTACTACTTCAAGGAGGAAATCCTGGCCGAGCTACAGGCCAAACCGACGACGCGCGCTCAGGACATCATGGCGAACGTGCCGGATTACTGGCAGCATTACAACGAGCAGGCCGAGTGCGATGACCCACAACTCGATCCGAGGCGCTCGCGCGGCGGCATCCATGAGTTGGAGTTGGCCATTGACGCGATGGACGCCATCTTCAACGACCGCGGCGAAGTGCTGCCGGTAAACGTGCTGAATTGCGGTTCTATCAGCAACTTGCCCGACGACCGCGTCGTCGAGACTCAGGGCTTCCTGGACCGTCACGGCATCACGCCGCTGGCGATGGGGTCGCTTCCGCAGCAGGTGCTCGGGCTAGTGGAGATGCTCTCGGAGTATCAATCGCTCACCGCGCAGGCGGCGTGGAGTGGTAGAAAGCGCGATGCCGTGCGCGCGCTGGCTAGCAATCCGCTGGTGTTCTCTCTGCATAAGGCGCAAACGCTCTACGACGAGATGGCGGCGGCTCACGCACGATATCTGCCGGAGCGGTTGCTCAGGTGA
- a CDS encoding oxidoreductase gives MTHPLKAALIGCGSVSQRGVLPHLSCADAKARVQLVAVVDAVAERARLSADKFSVPHWFTDVDDMLAHTEVDLVLVITPIQYHFAHAMAAIAAGKHVYVQKSMTATLDEAHQLLAARDAAGVKLVAAPGFELFPTTAQMRDVVRSGLIGKIGFGYTYAWGFGHEFERVRSGDDPLTNINPMWYYRKGAGPLPDVTIYSLQLATSILGPVAKVTALGNKLTPVRTWRDQTIEIEVEDNVVLLMEFASGAIVTGVGADTGHSKRNPWGGLGLYGTHGSLEITEVDGVTGYPLKFNVFGGGGWGTYGREVGDRIYEQALTAQQYLRGEHLEIEEGHLYVDIMELADAVVEDRPPRATGEQARHVVEIIECAHKAIATGQTQHLTTKF, from the coding sequence ATGACCCATCCCCTCAAAGCAGCGTTGATCGGATGCGGCAGTGTTTCGCAGCGCGGCGTGCTGCCGCATCTTTCGTGCGCCGATGCCAAGGCGCGCGTGCAACTCGTCGCCGTGGTGGATGCCGTGGCCGAGCGCGCCCGGCTCTCCGCTGATAAGTTCAGTGTGCCGCACTGGTTCACCGACGTGGACGACATGCTGGCTCACACCGAGGTGGACCTGGTGCTGGTGATCACGCCGATCCAATACCACTTCGCGCACGCCATGGCGGCCATCGCCGCCGGTAAGCACGTATACGTGCAGAAGAGCATGACGGCTACGCTGGACGAAGCACACCAATTGCTCGCCGCGCGCGACGCTGCCGGCGTCAAGCTGGTTGCCGCGCCGGGCTTCGAGCTGTTCCCGACCACGGCCCAGATGCGCGACGTCGTCCGCAGCGGGTTGATCGGCAAGATCGGCTTCGGCTACACCTATGCTTGGGGCTTCGGCCATGAGTTCGAGCGCGTGCGCAGCGGCGATGACCCGTTGACCAACATCAACCCGATGTGGTATTACCGCAAAGGTGCCGGGCCGTTGCCTGATGTGACCATCTACTCGTTGCAACTGGCCACCAGCATCCTGGGGCCGGTGGCGAAGGTGACGGCGCTCGGCAACAAGCTCACGCCGGTGCGGACGTGGCGCGATCAGACGATCGAGATCGAAGTCGAGGACAACGTGGTGTTGTTGATGGAATTCGCCTCGGGGGCAATCGTGACGGGTGTAGGCGCCGACACCGGTCACAGCAAGCGCAATCCATGGGGCGGCCTGGGGCTGTATGGCACGCACGGCTCGCTCGAAATCACCGAAGTGGACGGTGTGACGGGTTATCCGCTCAAGTTCAACGTGTTTGGCGGGGGCGGGTGGGGCACATACGGCAGAGAGGTCGGCGACCGGATCTATGAGCAAGCGTTGACCGCGCAGCAATATCTGCGCGGCGAACATCTCGAGATCGAAGAAGGCCACTTGTACGTGGACATCATGGAATTGGCCGATGCCGTCGTCGAGGATCGCCCACCGCGCGCCACCGGTGAGCAAGCCCGCCATGTGGTCGAGATCATCGAGTGTGCCCACAAGGCCATCGCTACCGGCCAGACGCAACATCTCACGACAAAATTTTGA
- a CDS encoding glucokinase → MDRRFSVGIDVGGTKIAAGIVTFPSGELLEKRVRPTHPERGGRAVLDDVLALARDLVRAAHRPIACIGLGVCELVDLCGNVTSGYTVAWRGLPVQAALSEIAPAIVESDVRAHARAEARFGAGRGYRDFVFVTLGTGISACLVHDGVPYPGARGNALVLATAPLTLVDETGRRTQQVLEEFASGPAIARRFGADRAEAVFEAAEAGNPRAIVILRTAGQAIGNSIGFLCNVLDPETVVIGGGLGGAGGVFWDELVAATRDHIWSDETRALPIVRAMLGNDAGVIGAAATAHERFAETQA, encoded by the coding sequence ATGGATCGGCGATTCTCCGTCGGCATAGACGTGGGCGGCACGAAGATCGCTGCCGGTATCGTGACCTTTCCATCGGGTGAGCTGCTCGAGAAGCGCGTCCGGCCCACTCATCCGGAGCGCGGCGGCCGGGCGGTGCTCGACGATGTACTGGCGCTGGCGCGCGATCTCGTGCGAGCTGCACATCGTCCCATCGCCTGCATCGGCCTGGGCGTGTGTGAGCTGGTGGATTTGTGCGGCAACGTCACCAGCGGTTACACCGTTGCGTGGCGGGGATTGCCGGTGCAAGCTGCATTGAGCGAGATTGCGCCGGCCATCGTCGAATCGGACGTGCGCGCCCATGCACGGGCCGAGGCGCGCTTCGGCGCAGGCCGAGGCTACCGCGACTTCGTCTTCGTCACCCTCGGCACCGGCATCAGCGCATGCCTGGTTCACGACGGTGTGCCGTATCCGGGCGCGCGTGGCAACGCGCTGGTGCTGGCTACCGCGCCGCTGACACTGGTGGATGAAACCGGCCGCCGGACGCAGCAAGTGCTGGAGGAGTTTGCCTCGGGGCCGGCCATCGCGCGCCGCTTCGGGGCCGACCGCGCCGAGGCGGTGTTCGAGGCGGCCGAGGCAGGCAACCCACGCGCGATCGTCATCCTGCGCACGGCTGGCCAAGCCATCGGCAACAGCATCGGTTTCCTGTGCAATGTGCTCGATCCAGAAACAGTCGTCATCGGCGGCGGGCTGGGCGGCGCCGGTGGTGTCTTCTGGGATGAGCTGGTGGCGGCGACGCGCGATCACATCTGGAGCGACGAGACGCGCGCGTTGCCGATCGTGCGTGCTATGCTGGGCAACGACGCCGGCGTCATCGGTGCAGCGGCGACGGCGCATGAACGTTTCGCTGAAACACAAGCATGA